In Acinonyx jubatus isolate Ajub_Pintada_27869175 chromosome A3, VMU_Ajub_asm_v1.0, whole genome shotgun sequence, a genomic segment contains:
- the IL1R1 gene encoding interleukin-1 receptor type 1 isoform X4: MKVLLRLCFIAVLISSLEAEEDKPVKPIIVSPTNETMEASLGSRLQLICNVSGQLSDFVYWKWNGSLIDEDDPVLVEDYLPVENPSTKRKNTIITVLNISEVESRFYLYPFTCVAKNTDGINSAYIQLIHPVPDFKKHTIGVFVMLTLVITCSVFIYKIFKVDIVLWYRDSCYDFLPPKASDGKTYDAYILYPKTLGEGSTSNSDIFVFKVLPEVLEKQCGYKLFIYGRDAYVGEDIVDVTNENIKKSRRLIIVLVPEASGLGWLENSSEEQIAMYNAFIQDGIKVVLLELETIQDYEKMPETIKFIKRKHGAIRWSGDFREGVQSAKTRFWKNVRYHMPIQRQPPPSKHQLLSLAMRPDSKKKLQREVHVPLG, from the exons AGGAAGACAAGCCTGTGAAGCCTATAATTGTGAGTCCAACTAATGAGACAATGGAAGCAAGTCTGG GATCCAGGCTACAGTTGATCTGCAATGTCAGTGGCCAGTTGAGTGACTTTGTCTACTGGAAGTGGAATGGGTCATTAATTGATGAAGACGACCCAGTGTTGGTGGAGGATTATTTGCC AGTGGAAAATCCTtcaaccaaaagaaagaacacaatcATCACAGTACTTAATATTTCAGAAGTGGAAAGTAGATTTTATCTATATCCATTTACCTGTGTAGCCAAGAATACAGATGGTATAAATTCAGCATATATCCAATTGATACATCCAG TCCCTGATTTCAAGAAGCACACAATTGGTGTGTTTGTCATGTTAACTCTAGTAATTACATGCTCTGTTTTCATCTACAAAATCTTCAAGGTTGACATTGTGCTTTGGTACAGGGATTCTTGCTATGATTTTCTCCCTCCAAAAG CTTCAGATGGAAAGACCTATGATGCATATATACTATATCCAAAGACCCTTGGGGAAGGGTCCACCTCGAACTcagatatttttgtgtttaaagtCTTGCCTGAGGTCTTGGAAAAACAGTGTGGATATAAGCTGTTCATTTATGGAAGGGACGCCTATGTTGGGGAAG ACATTGTTGACGTCACtaatgaaaacataaagaaaagcagaagactgATCATCGTTTTGGTCCCAGAGGCATCAGGATTGGGCTGGCTGGAGAATTCATCTGAAGAGCAGATAGCAATGTACAATGCTTTCATTCAGGATGGGATTAAAGTTGTCCTGCTTGAACTGGAGACGATCCAAGACTATGAGAAAATGCCAGAAACCATTAAATTCATTAAGCGGAAACACGGGGCCATACGCTGGTCAGGGGACTTTAGAGAGGGCGTGCAATCTGCAAAGACAAGGTTCTGGAAGAATGTCAGGTACCACATGCCCATCCAGCGGCAGCCACCTCCATCCAAACACCAGTTACTGTCCTTGGCCATGAGACCAGACTCGAAGAAAAAGCTTCAGAGGGAGGTGCATGTGCCTCTCGGGTAG